One genomic window of Ruminococcus gauvreauii includes the following:
- a CDS encoding response regulator: MYRIGIVDDTEELLDDYIKRLRRNNITLIVAPEGNMEDIKDWIVREHIKCLLIDYQLSVKYDFNGTELASYLNDALQGFPYLILTSYAEDSIEEKLVVQNCIMDRSVMDSNEEAFHDFCNQLKQITEVFDNTMDKYRKKYEAFLKQKQEKKINVEDEEELMDIYRILKSYNEVDDIPTEMLTSSLSGQIDAVLKKLDLLLNTGEE, translated from the coding sequence ATGTATAGAATCGGAATTGTGGATGATACAGAAGAATTATTAGATGATTATATAAAACGTTTGCGAAGAAATAATATAACACTTATAGTAGCGCCAGAAGGGAATATGGAAGATATTAAAGATTGGATTGTTCGAGAACATATTAAGTGTCTTTTGATAGATTACCAGTTGTCTGTAAAATATGATTTTAATGGCACGGAATTAGCCTCTTACTTGAATGATGCATTACAAGGATTTCCATATTTAATACTTACAAGTTATGCAGAAGACTCTATAGAAGAAAAACTTGTGGTTCAAAATTGTATCATGGACAGAAGTGTTATGGATAGCAATGAAGAGGCGTTTCATGATTTTTGTAATCAGTTAAAGCAAATTACAGAAGTATTCGATAATACAATGGATAAATATAGAAAAAAGTATGAAGCATTTTTGAAACAGAAGCAAGAAAAAAAGATAAACGTAGAAGATGAAGAGGAATTGATGGATATTTATCGTATTTTAAAGTCATATAATGAAGTTGATGATATTCCGACGGAAATGTTAACATCCAGTTTAAGTGGACAGATTGATGCAGTTTTGAAAAAATTGGATCTTCTGTTAAATACTGGGGAGGAATAG
- a CDS encoding Eco57I restriction-modification methylase domain-containing protein: MDSRCQQFTLREVANEMLDFLGYCQNLYGKSLLENSCGEGNILCLAVERYIQNAMREGYNSEKIVLGLEQDIYGAEVVEETYKKCIQNLNDVAEKYGLKEINWNIYLGDVLTRPFNLEFDFIVGNPPYISYRNLEEEVRVYIKKEYVTCKKGKPDYCYAFIENAIKYLSPTGKMVYLIPNSIYKNVYAQDLRDLILKYIEEIKDYPNQKLFPEAMTSSAIMFLRKGHHLSKIKYYNVPKHETKIIPKKDLSEKWIFGKISTTQKEGRFGDFFKASMAIATQRNRVFVISREKKVEYRIESGVLRPAVSPRNKKYGNKEFIIFPYKIRNHQVINYSDEDFRMKYPNTYKYLVENKKELEERDADKSALWFEYGRSQALQNMNKKKLLVSTVVTDEVGVYEVSSKAIPYAGIYIISENGYDLNIAKQILTSELFLQYIYGIGTPASGRSLRITANDINNFKFPIDKFLNQQ; this comes from the coding sequence ATGGATAGCAGATGTCAGCAATTTACACTGCGTGAAGTCGCAAATGAAATGTTGGATTTTTTGGGATATTGCCAAAATTTATATGGTAAGTCTTTATTAGAAAATTCATGTGGAGAAGGTAATATTTTATGTCTTGCTGTGGAACGCTATATTCAAAATGCGATGCGTGAGGGATATAATTCCGAGAAAATAGTTCTCGGTCTAGAGCAAGATATATATGGGGCAGAAGTTGTAGAAGAAACATATAAAAAATGTATTCAAAATTTAAACGATGTAGCAGAGAAATATGGTTTAAAAGAAATAAATTGGAATATTTATTTGGGAGATGTTTTGACGAGACCTTTTAATTTAGAGTTTGATTTTATTGTAGGAAATCCACCATATATTTCGTATAGAAATCTTGAAGAGGAGGTTCGAGTTTATATAAAAAAGGAGTATGTTACTTGCAAAAAGGGTAAGCCGGATTACTGCTATGCATTTATTGAAAATGCTATTAAATATTTGTCGCCGACAGGAAAAATGGTCTATTTGATTCCTAATAGTATATATAAAAATGTGTATGCGCAGGATTTAAGAGATTTGATACTGAAATATATTGAAGAAATCAAAGATTATCCTAATCAAAAATTATTTCCGGAGGCAATGACATCTTCTGCTATTATGTTTTTGCGAAAAGGTCATCATTTGTCAAAGATAAAATACTATAATGTACCCAAGCATGAAACCAAGATAATTCCAAAGAAGGACTTGTCAGAAAAATGGATTTTTGGAAAAATAAGTACTACTCAAAAAGAAGGGCGTTTTGGAGATTTTTTTAAGGCATCTATGGCGATAGCAACACAGAGAAATAGAGTATTTGTGATAAGTAGAGAGAAAAAAGTTGAATATAGAATTGAAAGTGGGGTATTACGTCCGGCAGTAAGTCCTAGGAATAAAAAGTATGGAAATAAAGAATTCATTATTTTTCCGTATAAAATAAGGAACCATCAGGTGATTAATTATAGTGATGAAGATTTTCGAATGAAATATCCGAATACATATAAATATCTAGTAGAAAATAAAAAAGAACTAGAAGAACGAGATGCAGATAAATCAGCACTATGGTTTGAATATGGAAGAAGTCAGGCCCTTCAAAACATGAATAAGAAAAAACTACTGGTATCTACAGTGGTTACTGATGAGGTCGGGGTATATGAAGTTAGTAGTAAAGCTATTCCATACGCAGGAATATATATTATTTCGGAAAATGGCTATGATTTAAATATTGCAAAACAAATATTAACAAGTGAATTGTTTTTACAGTATATTTATGGAATTGGGACACCAGCCAGTGGAAGATCCCTTAGGATTACAGCAAATGATATTAATAATTTTAAATTTCCTATAGATAAATTTTTGAATCAACAATAA
- a CDS encoding HAD family hydrolase has product MKGRRIDAVVFDMDGIMFDSERIVQYSWDIVGEKMGYGKLGHHIYHTMGLNVVKREAYFKSCFGDGFPFAQFCEEYRKVFQAYVDENGLSVKEGLYELLRFLKEENIKRAVATSSSHDRTLKNLKGAGILEDFQAVITGGMVAEAKPSPEIYLKACAALEVPPDKALALEDSYNGIRSAHDAGMKVVMIPDLLTDSSPVDDLIDAKLGTLSEVARWMNIVPEN; this is encoded by the coding sequence ATGAAAGGCAGAAGAATAGATGCGGTTGTATTTGATATGGACGGGATCATGTTTGACAGCGAACGGATTGTGCAGTATTCGTGGGACATTGTCGGTGAGAAAATGGGATACGGAAAACTGGGGCATCACATTTATCACACAATGGGTCTGAACGTCGTAAAGCGGGAAGCATATTTCAAATCGTGTTTTGGAGACGGGTTTCCGTTTGCACAGTTTTGTGAGGAGTACCGCAAAGTTTTCCAGGCATACGTGGATGAGAACGGACTGTCGGTGAAAGAGGGGCTTTATGAACTGCTCAGGTTTTTGAAGGAGGAGAACATAAAACGCGCAGTGGCGACCTCTTCCAGCCACGACCGCACGCTGAAAAATCTGAAAGGCGCCGGGATTCTGGAGGATTTTCAGGCTGTGATTACCGGGGGGATGGTGGCAGAGGCAAAGCCGTCACCCGAGATCTACCTGAAAGCATGTGCGGCTCTTGAGGTACCGCCTGATAAGGCGCTCGCACTGGAAGATTCATATAACGGTATCCGGTCTGCGCATGACGCCGGTATGAAGGTGGTAATGATCCCGGATCTGCTCACCGATTCATCGCCGGTGGATGACCTGATCGATGCAAAGCTGGGGACGCTGTCGGAGGTGGCGCGCTGGATGAATATTGTACCAGAAAATTGA
- a CDS encoding response regulator transcription factor: MAEILIVEDEPGINELMRRTLEMVGHRSFQAFTGQEALKLVEQHAVDLVLLDINLPDGSGFGLIRQFEKLPVIYVTARGDVQDKVKGLYSGAQDYIVKPFDVEELLARVQVVLRRFHRETVEYRIGDVEINVQTRTVAVMGEKEELTSREFELLKTLVQNQNIALSRERLLEIAWGMDYEGEERTVDVHIQRLRKKLHLEDVIRTVFKYGYRLEV; the protein is encoded by the coding sequence TTGGCTGAAATACTGATCGTGGAAGATGAACCGGGAATCAATGAGCTGATGAGAAGAACACTCGAAATGGTAGGCCACAGGAGCTTCCAGGCATTTACGGGCCAGGAGGCTCTGAAGCTTGTTGAACAGCACGCGGTAGATCTTGTGCTTCTGGATATCAATCTGCCGGATGGAAGCGGATTCGGGCTGATCCGGCAGTTTGAGAAGCTGCCGGTCATCTACGTGACTGCACGCGGGGACGTTCAGGACAAGGTAAAAGGACTTTACAGCGGTGCGCAGGACTATATTGTGAAGCCCTTTGATGTCGAAGAACTTCTGGCGAGAGTACAGGTTGTACTCAGGCGTTTTCACAGAGAAACCGTGGAGTACCGGATCGGGGATGTGGAAATCAATGTACAGACCCGTACAGTTGCTGTTATGGGTGAGAAAGAAGAATTGACCAGCCGGGAATTTGAGCTGCTGAAAACGCTTGTTCAAAATCAAAATATTGCTTTGTCCAGAGAACGGCTTCTGGAGATAGCATGGGGTATGGATTATGAAGGGGAAGAACGGACTGTGGATGTGCACATACAAAGACTGCGTAAAAAACTGCATCTGGAGGATGTGATACGGACGGTTTTTAAATACGGCTACCGTCTGGAGGTTTGA
- a CDS encoding sodium-dependent transporter: protein MNGREQFKSRLGFLLLSAGCAIGIGNVWRFPYVVGQNGGGIFVLFYLLFLVIMGVPILSMEFAVGRASKKSPVRAYQALEKPGQKWHLHGYVALLGNYGLMMFYTTVAGWMLYYFYGFLTGKFSGVSSEQVGSVFNDMLASPSTNIIWMVIVVVLGIVVCSFGLQNGVERITKIMMIGLLTLMVVLAFRGLTLDGGLDGLRFYLLPDLEKVRAIGEGNLLLGLFSVIVAAMNQSFFTLSLGIGAMAIFGSYLGKDKRLLGEAVNVAVLDTFVAIVAGLIIFPACFAFGVSPDSGPSLIFITLPNVFLEMPGGRIWGTLFFLFMSFAAFSTVIAVFENIIACCMEMWNIDRRKVAAINLVLIILLSLPCALGYNVLSGIQPLGEGSAILDLEDFIVSNVLLPLGSLVYLVFCTWKWGWGFKNYQAEANQGSGLSVPGWLRGYVTYVLPVLVFALFLQGILR, encoded by the coding sequence GTGAATGGGAGAGAACAGTTTAAGTCGCGGCTGGGATTTTTGCTGCTGTCGGCAGGGTGTGCGATCGGTATCGGAAATGTCTGGAGATTTCCGTATGTGGTAGGGCAAAACGGAGGCGGAATCTTTGTCTTGTTCTATCTTTTGTTTCTGGTAATTATGGGGGTGCCGATTCTGAGCATGGAATTTGCCGTCGGCCGTGCCAGCAAGAAAAGTCCGGTGAGGGCGTATCAGGCGCTGGAGAAGCCGGGCCAGAAATGGCATCTTCACGGCTATGTTGCACTGCTTGGAAATTACGGACTGATGATGTTTTACACAACGGTTGCCGGGTGGATGCTGTATTACTTTTATGGATTTTTGACGGGGAAATTTTCGGGGGTTTCGTCAGAGCAGGTCGGGAGTGTGTTTAATGACATGCTGGCAAGCCCCTCCACGAACATCATATGGATGGTGATCGTTGTCGTGCTTGGGATCGTGGTCTGTTCTTTCGGGCTTCAAAATGGTGTAGAACGCATCACGAAGATTATGATGATCGGGCTCCTCACTCTGATGGTCGTGCTTGCTTTTCGCGGACTCACGCTGGACGGAGGACTGGACGGACTTCGTTTCTATCTGCTCCCGGATCTTGAAAAGGTGAGGGCGATCGGAGAGGGGAATTTGCTTCTCGGGCTTTTCAGCGTCATAGTGGCAGCCATGAACCAGTCGTTTTTTACGCTGAGCCTTGGAATCGGCGCAATGGCGATTTTCGGAAGTTATCTTGGCAAGGATAAGCGTCTGCTGGGCGAGGCGGTCAATGTTGCAGTTCTGGACACTTTTGTGGCAATCGTTGCAGGGCTGATTATCTTTCCGGCGTGTTTTGCATTTGGGGTCAGCCCAGACAGCGGACCGAGCCTGATCTTCATCACGCTGCCGAATGTATTTCTTGAGATGCCGGGCGGAAGAATCTGGGGAACACTGTTCTTTCTGTTTATGTCGTTCGCGGCGTTCTCAACAGTCATCGCTGTATTTGAGAATATCATAGCCTGCTGCATGGAAATGTGGAATATTGACAGAAGAAAGGTAGCAGCAATTAATCTGGTTCTGATCATTCTTCTTTCGCTGCCGTGTGCGCTTGGATACAATGTGCTGAGCGGGATTCAGCCGCTTGGAGAGGGCAGCGCGATCTTAGACCTGGAGGATTTCATCGTCAGCAATGTGCTTCTCCCGCTGGGGTCTCTGGTTTATCTTGTGTTCTGTACCTGGAAGTGGGGATGGGGATTCAAGAATTATCAGGCTGAGGCAAACCAGGGAAGCGGACTGTCGGTCCCGGGCTGGCTGAGGGGATATGTGACCTATGTGCTGCCTGTCCTGGTGTTTGCACTGTTTTTGCAGGGTATCCTGCGCTGA
- a CDS encoding HNH endonuclease signature motif containing protein, translating into MRIHGEKMLERRLEIDLRSDYHDYLPELREDFQHICGYCGKTESITKNAFEIDHFIPVKYAKEKKNDYRNLVYSCYVCNRKKSDKWPSKDSQVQFSDNKGIVDPVSNDYDNHIERCENGEIHGKTDVGRYMVEEVFKFPIRPIREVWQLMSLMEKKKRLREKIKTYKRNDIQAYIEMDEMLEILERILFENKE; encoded by the coding sequence GTGAGAATACATGGAGAGAAAATGCTTGAGCGTAGATTAGAGATAGATTTGCGGTCAGATTATCATGACTATTTACCAGAGTTAAGAGAAGATTTTCAACATATATGTGGCTATTGTGGTAAAACAGAATCGATAACTAAAAATGCATTTGAAATTGATCATTTTATACCAGTAAAATACGCAAAAGAGAAAAAGAATGATTATAGAAATTTAGTATATTCCTGTTATGTCTGTAACCGTAAGAAATCAGACAAATGGCCATCAAAAGATTCACAGGTTCAATTTAGCGATAATAAGGGAATTGTCGATCCTGTATCAAATGATTATGACAATCATATAGAAAGATGTGAAAATGGAGAAATACATGGAAAAACAGATGTAGGACGATATATGGTAGAAGAAGTTTTTAAGTTTCCTATACGGCCAATACGAGAGGTATGGCAACTTATGAGTTTGATGGAAAAGAAAAAACGACTGCGGGAAAAAATAAAGACTTATAAAAGGAATGATATTCAAGCATATATTGAAATGGATGAAATGCTGGAAATATTAGAGCGAATATTATTTGAGAATAAGGAGTAG
- a CDS encoding ATP-binding protein, which produces MAKIPFNVDAYTARLIGRENVSRLEGAVIELIKNTYDADATCCILYYDEKKDVLFLADNGVGMTEDVIHTHWMTIGRSSKRSTFVSNKGRIQTGEKGIGRFALDRIADKCQMLTGTDKGKLLWFVDWSTFSPGRTITEIGAELEETSISFDDFLSECTNQQVIKLVKEQWGKKGTIFKLTALREVWGEELLHRIRENLASLIPYELASIYKIYCFNNQDTIESAEVLSDWEAFSYDYKIEFEVLDVMEEKSKVKVKLWRTEYDFGDNEDTILKEVGLYEEKKYFHGTPIEQTYLFDEILAGTNKVVRQNTGAFNGVLYFAKQTMNSKDQERFFQKDIIGRIDVRDTFGGIKIYRDNFRVRPYGDPKTSAYDWLQLARRKAASPAGVASKGTWRVNADQMLGSIFISRMNVALPDQSNREGIVETPEFHLLQEFIKGILEVLEKDRQYVSRILNEYYVRMHPAESIQDEINRKAAAQKKEQGKEKEPVGAKNSEEENNDKSLSENGIDPQAAKIVLDAKDDQIEELENEIKMLRILATTGIVTNTYIHEFKTLSHRLSMKIIMAKDALEKDKDMEDAGKYIDQANEIREAFNSWFQVTIDAVKKDKRKRRKTNLIPLISSAVDSWNKTLKTKHIEVVFQGENRKDIYLKCFPYEMDTIINNLVTNSTASFDKKRTKDKKIYIDIKEEGEYIRIDYSDTGVGLDPMYKKDPNKTLKVFETDKRDLSGQKVGTGMGLWIVNNTIQDYKGKIDLSKNITAETGYYISLFLKKMGVVKNV; this is translated from the coding sequence ATGGCAAAAATACCTTTTAACGTAGATGCGTATACTGCGCGATTAATTGGTAGAGAGAATGTATCAAGACTAGAAGGTGCAGTAATTGAATTGATAAAAAATACATATGATGCGGATGCTACATGTTGTATTTTGTATTATGACGAAAAAAAGGATGTGCTATTTCTTGCAGATAATGGAGTAGGAATGACGGAAGATGTTATACATACCCACTGGATGACAATAGGGCGTTCATCGAAAAGAAGTACATTTGTCTCAAATAAAGGACGAATACAAACTGGGGAAAAAGGAATTGGACGTTTTGCGTTAGATCGTATTGCAGATAAGTGCCAGATGCTTACAGGAACAGATAAGGGGAAATTACTATGGTTTGTTGATTGGAGTACTTTTTCGCCAGGAAGAACTATTACAGAGATTGGTGCTGAATTAGAAGAAACAAGTATATCATTTGATGATTTCTTATCAGAATGCACAAACCAGCAGGTTATAAAGTTAGTAAAAGAACAATGGGGTAAAAAAGGAACGATTTTCAAACTTACGGCATTGAGGGAAGTTTGGGGAGAAGAATTACTCCACCGAATACGTGAAAATCTTGCTTCATTGATACCTTATGAACTGGCTTCGATATACAAAATATATTGTTTTAATAATCAAGATACTATAGAAAGTGCAGAAGTACTTAGCGATTGGGAAGCATTTTCATATGATTATAAAATTGAGTTTGAAGTTCTTGATGTGATGGAAGAAAAGAGCAAAGTTAAAGTGAAACTTTGGAGAACAGAGTATGATTTTGGTGATAATGAGGATACTATATTAAAAGAAGTTGGCTTATACGAAGAAAAGAAATATTTTCATGGCACACCGATAGAGCAAACATATCTGTTTGATGAGATTTTGGCTGGAACTAATAAGGTTGTGCGCCAAAACACAGGAGCTTTTAATGGAGTATTATATTTTGCAAAGCAAACTATGAATTCTAAAGATCAAGAGAGATTTTTTCAAAAAGATATTATAGGCCGAATTGATGTACGAGATACTTTTGGCGGAATTAAAATATATAGAGATAATTTTAGAGTACGCCCATATGGAGATCCTAAAACCTCAGCGTATGATTGGCTGCAATTAGCAAGGCGTAAGGCTGCATCTCCGGCAGGTGTTGCTAGCAAAGGTACTTGGCGTGTGAATGCGGATCAGATGTTGGGGTCTATATTTATTTCTAGGATGAATGTAGCTTTGCCAGATCAATCTAATAGAGAAGGAATTGTAGAAACTCCAGAATTTCATTTATTACAGGAATTCATTAAAGGCATTCTCGAAGTATTGGAAAAAGATAGGCAATATGTTTCTAGAATCCTAAATGAATACTATGTACGGATGCATCCGGCAGAGTCAATTCAAGATGAGATTAATCGTAAAGCAGCAGCACAGAAAAAAGAGCAAGGGAAAGAGAAAGAACCAGTAGGTGCCAAGAATTCAGAAGAAGAGAATAATGACAAATCTTTATCAGAGAATGGGATTGATCCACAGGCTGCTAAAATTGTATTAGATGCGAAGGACGATCAGATAGAGGAATTAGAAAATGAAATAAAAATGTTACGTATATTGGCAACAACAGGTATTGTTACTAATACGTACATACATGAATTTAAGACGTTGTCTCATCGCTTGAGTATGAAAATTATTATGGCTAAAGATGCTCTGGAAAAAGATAAAGATATGGAAGATGCAGGTAAGTATATTGATCAAGCAAATGAGATTAGAGAAGCGTTTAATTCATGGTTTCAAGTGACAATAGATGCAGTGAAAAAAGATAAGAGAAAACGACGAAAGACAAATTTAATTCCGTTGATTTCTTCAGCAGTTGATTCTTGGAATAAAACTTTAAAAACAAAACATATTGAAGTTGTTTTTCAAGGTGAGAATCGGAAAGATATTTATCTGAAGTGTTTTCCGTATGAAATGGATACAATTATTAATAATTTGGTTACGAACAGTACGGCTTCATTTGATAAGAAAAGAACAAAGGATAAAAAAATTTATATTGATATTAAAGAAGAAGGGGAATATATTCGGATAGACTATTCTGATACGGGTGTTGGTTTGGATCCAATGTATAAAAAAGATCCCAATAAAACATTAAAGGTGTTTGAAACAGATAAAAGAGATTTATCGGGACAGAAGGTAGGAACAGGAATGGGACTGTGGATTGTGAATAATACGATACAAGACTATAAAGGGAAAATTGATTTGTCAAAGAATATTACAGCGGAAACAGGATATTATATTTCTCTTTTTTTAAAAAAGATGGGAGTGGTGAAAAATGTATAG
- a CDS encoding sensor histidine kinase, with protein MQIWKKNFMVTFILFVLIINAGTFFLVAAVHRNEFQREADSAVMEALNIGATAAALSGFEAGAGRIAQMGIKYRENGTYIQIRGQDLEEGPEVISMLPFQMEFTGETRVWQQKTEGRYYLGIEDTVYDNEINLHILSLRDITEFCRNQIFRSWSYVLGALLLSAGTGIFLYTTMRRIYRPVNNIAHELRTPLTSIQGYAQYLKAGKLNEEDIFFAGGQIEHDARNLRDIVDKLLIMGSVREGEIKTESVLAEELLSELKRKYPAVRMNCRTDTVTGDKTLLLCLMDNLLSNAVRAGTQAELILEEHRIIVKNDGPPIDSRKLAALNRDLRLGKGEVEGNGFGVSLCHEIARLHKARLKFESDHRRGTVVTVQYFGTLKR; from the coding sequence ATGCAGATATGGAAGAAGAATTTTATGGTGACCTTCATATTGTTTGTATTAATCATCAATGCAGGGACCTTTTTTCTGGTGGCAGCTGTTCACAGAAACGAATTTCAAAGAGAGGCCGACAGCGCCGTGATGGAGGCGCTTAATATAGGTGCGACAGCCGCTGCACTGTCCGGTTTTGAGGCGGGGGCAGGGCGAATTGCCCAGATGGGTATCAAATACCGGGAAAATGGTACATATATACAGATCAGAGGACAGGATTTGGAGGAGGGACCGGAAGTCATCAGTATGCTACCGTTCCAGATGGAATTTACGGGTGAGACACGAGTCTGGCAGCAAAAAACTGAGGGACGCTATTATCTGGGAATTGAAGACACTGTGTATGACAATGAAATAAATCTTCACATTTTGTCACTGAGGGATATCACAGAATTCTGCAGAAACCAGATATTCCGGAGCTGGAGTTATGTTCTGGGGGCACTGTTACTTTCTGCCGGAACCGGTATATTTTTATATACAACAATGCGAAGAATATACCGGCCGGTGAATAACATTGCGCATGAACTGCGGACACCCCTCACCAGCATACAGGGTTATGCGCAGTATTTGAAAGCAGGAAAGCTGAATGAGGAGGATATCTTCTTCGCAGGGGGACAGATCGAACATGATGCCAGAAACCTGAGAGATATCGTGGACAAGCTGCTGATCATGGGCAGTGTGAGAGAAGGGGAGATTAAGACAGAGTCTGTTTTGGCGGAGGAGCTTTTGTCAGAACTGAAAAGGAAGTATCCCGCAGTCAGAATGAACTGCAGGACGGATACGGTTACAGGGGACAAAACACTGCTTCTGTGTCTGATGGACAATCTGCTCTCCAATGCGGTAAGGGCAGGAACACAGGCCGAACTTATACTGGAGGAACACAGAATCATCGTGAAGAATGACGGACCTCCCATAGACAGCAGGAAACTGGCGGCTCTGAACCGGGACCTCAGGCTTGGAAAGGGTGAAGTTGAGGGTAATGGTTTCGGAGTTTCGCTGTGTCATGAGATCGCAAGGCTTCACAAAGCTAGACTGAAATTTGAGTCGGATCACCGAAGAGGGACTGTTGTAACTGTGCAGTACTTTGGTACTTTAAAACGTTAA
- a CDS encoding ABC transporter substrate-binding protein, producing MKKWLIACVTVLLLCGVFLSGCSKDETLTRVTLNEVAHSIFYAPQYVAIENGYFAEEGLDLELVTGYGADKTMAAVLSGEADIGFMGAEASIYTSLEGAKDPVVNFAQLTQRAGNFLVAREPMDDFKWSDLKGHDILGGRKGGMPQMVFEYILKQNGLDPEKDMNIDQSIDFGSTAAAFSGGQADFTVEFEPGATLLEQEGAGYVVASLGVDSGYVPYTAYSTKGSYMEKHPDIIQKFTNAMQRGMDYVNSHSAEEIAGVIQPQFEETDLDTLTTIVKRYNDQETWKDNLIFEEKSFELLQDILETAGELDSRTSYGDLVTTVYAEKAAE from the coding sequence ATGAAAAAGTGGCTGATCGCCTGTGTCACAGTCCTGCTGCTGTGCGGTGTGTTCCTGTCCGGCTGCAGCAAGGATGAGACCCTTACCAGGGTTACGCTGAATGAAGTAGCGCATTCTATCTTCTATGCTCCCCAGTATGTTGCCATAGAAAATGGTTACTTCGCAGAGGAGGGCCTCGACCTGGAACTCGTCACCGGATATGGTGCGGACAAAACAATGGCTGCTGTCCTCTCCGGTGAAGCTGATATTGGTTTCATGGGCGCCGAAGCATCTATCTACACTTCCCTGGAAGGTGCGAAAGACCCTGTTGTCAATTTCGCACAGCTTACACAGCGTGCCGGAAATTTCCTAGTCGCCCGGGAGCCGATGGATGATTTCAAATGGTCGGATCTGAAAGGCCATGATATACTGGGAGGAAGAAAAGGCGGAATGCCGCAGATGGTCTTCGAGTACATCCTGAAGCAGAACGGTCTGGACCCGGAAAAAGATATGAATATCGATCAGAGTATTGATTTCGGCTCCACAGCAGCTGCTTTTTCAGGCGGGCAGGCTGATTTTACCGTTGAGTTCGAGCCGGGTGCAACTCTGTTGGAGCAGGAAGGTGCCGGATACGTCGTCGCTTCCCTGGGAGTTGATTCCGGTTATGTTCCCTATACAGCCTACAGTACAAAAGGCAGTTATATGGAAAAGCACCCGGACATCATCCAGAAGTTTACGAATGCCATGCAGCGGGGTATGGATTATGTAAACTCTCATTCCGCCGAAGAAATTGCCGGAGTCATTCAGCCGCAGTTCGAAGAGACAGACCTTGATACATTGACTACTATCGTAAAACGCTATAATGATCAGGAAACCTGGAAAGACAATCTTATTTTTGAAGAAAAGAGCTTTGAGCTTCTGCAGGATATTCTCGAAACTGCGGGAGAGCTCGACAGCCGCACGTCTTATGGCGATCTGGTTACTACAGTTTATGCCGAGAAAGCTGCCGAGTAA